The sequence CCAGTGAGTGACCGTTTCATCCATGCCGCCGAGCGCTTGTTCGACATGGCGGCTCGCGCCTTCGCCTCGTCTGGCGACTGTGGTGATGCGGGTCGTGGTGACGCCGGGCACGTAGCGATGGGCCTGGTCGAACTTTTCCAGCTGACGCCAGGCTTCCTGTTGGCTCATTTTCAGGATCACGCGGCTCTGGGCAACGTGTCTCGGGGGCATGGCGGTCGCAGGGTTGCAGGCGAGGGTGGCGAGGCAGGCGATCGCCGCCAGAATCGGAAGCGGCCGAAGGAGAATTCGCTGGTTGGTATCCTTGTCTCGCATGATTCGTGCTGGTGAGGGACGCGCCCCCGCTGGAGTCCTGACGTTAGGCAAGGTACTTGTCTATCTCCGTGAAGCAAGAAGAGACAAATACTCCCCCGGTTCTTTCCGGCGCCTGGCCCTTTCTGGGGCACCTGCTGGCTTTTCGGCAAGCGCCGATTGCGACCATGCAACGAGTTTCCGATTCGTGTGGCGAGATCGGCACGATGATCCTCGGGCCACAAAAGGTCGCGTTGCTTTCGGGGGAGAAGGCCCATGAGGCTTTCTTCCGCGCACCCGATGAGCAATTCGATCAAGCGCAGGCCTACCCGTTCATGAAACCGATTTTTGGGGCGGGCGTCGTCTTTGATGCCGAGAACCCCGAACAGCGTCGTCAGGCGATGAAGAATCAGGCGCTTCGAGATACGCAGATGCGGGGGCACGCCGAGGGGATCGCCGCGGAGACAGAGAAGATGTGTGCTCGTCTCGGCAGTGAAGGCGAAATCGATCTGCTCTCTTTCTTCTCGGAACTGACGATTTATACATCCACAGCTTGTCTGATCGGGCGAGAATTTCGAGATGAAATTACCGGCGAATTCGCAGAACTCTTCCACGAATTGGAGCGAGGCACGGACACGCTGGCCTATGTCAGTCCCTACCTGCCGCTGAGCAGCTTTCGGCGTCGGGATCGGGCCCGCGCGGCTCTTGTTGCACGGATCGAGGCGATCATTGAGGGGCGCCGCCGGGAGGGCCGTCGGACAAAGGATCTGGTCGGTGTTCTGACCAGTCTCGTCGACGAGGCCGGAGTCTCTCGCTACTCGGCGGATCAAATCACCGGGATGTTCATTTCCCTGATGTTCGCCGGGCACCATACGACCTCGGGCACGGCGGCCTGGACCCTGATCGAACTTTTGCGGAACCCCGAGACGCAAGCCAGCGTGAACGACGAGTTGGACACACTTTTCTCCAACGGTGGCGAGGTCAGCTATCATGCCCTGCGCGAGATTCCGGTTCTGGAGGCTTCGATCACCGAGGCTCTCCGACTGCATCCCCCGCTGATTCTGTTGATGCGGAAGGTGACCGAGGAGTTTCAGTACGGAGGCTTTCGCGTGCCTGCAGGCTGGAACGCAGCCGTCTCTCCGGCTGTTTCGAATCGTATGGCCAGCAGTTTTCCGGAGCCCGACCGATTTGATGCCTCGCGCCATCTTGGCTCGAGCCCGCAGAGCCGTCGCATCTTTTCCTATCTATCCTTTGGGGGAGGGCGCCACCGCTGCGTGGGGGCCGCGTTCGCGTTGATGCAACTCAAGGCGATTTTCAGCGTTCTGTTGCGAGAGTTCGAATTCGAACTGGCCCAGCCCTCGGAGCATTACCAGAATGACGAGACTCGGATGGTCGTACAGATCCAGCAACCCTGCCGCGTGCGGTACCGACGTCGCGTTGCCCGCGACGTTCAGGACGTAGCTTCGGTCGGTTCCGGGGGCGAGGCTGCCGGGGCGGCCCGGATCCATGTGGACCGCGATCTATGCCAGGGGCACGGTGTTTGCGCCTCGGAATGTCCCGAGCTCTTCGCCGTCGACCCCGAGGAACTGAAGGTCGTTCTGCGTAGCGAAGAGGTTCCCGAGGAGCTTCGGGAACGAGCGGAGCGTGCGGTTCGTTATTGCCCAACCCGCGCGCTCTCGATCACTTCGGACTAGAGCTATTTTTTCGGGCGAAATCCGACGGCTTTCGCGTCCCAGGTTTCCCCGGTAACGCCGCGCTCTCGCAGCTTGTACTTTTGCACGCGGCTGGTGGGTGTCATGGGCAGAGCCTCGAGGAATTCGATGTAACGAGGCACGAAAAAGTAGGGCGCGTTTGCGTTGATGAACTCGGCCAGCTCCAGCGGTTCGAGCGTGGTTCCGGGTTTGAGGACCACGCAGATTTTCAGCTCGGATTCCGATTCGAGCTCGGCGCTCGGGACGCCATGCGCCGCAGAGGCGATGATATTCGGATGTGCGTTGGCGGCCGCCTCGACGTGGAATGAGGAGATGTTTCGGCCCTTGAAGCGGATATAATCGGCCGAGCGATCGACGAAGAAATAATCGCCGTCCTCGTCTTGGCGAGCGAGATCGCCGGTGTGGTACCAGAGGTTTCGAAAAGCCTCGGCGGTGGCTTCCGCGTTGGCAAAATAACCATTGAAGAACACAAAGGGTTCGCGTGTGCGGATCGCGATTTCACCGACGTCGCCCTGAGGCACTTCATTATCGTATTCGTCCAGCAGTCGGACCTCCATCAGAGGGTGCGGCTCGCCGAGGGCATTGGCTTTCCATTGCGTGCCGGGGGTGCGTCTGAGGATCGGCATCGCCTCGCTCTGGCCGTAGGCCTGAATGATGGTCTCGATACCGAAGCGTTCGCGGAAAGGTGCTTCGATCGCGTCGGGCATGGGCACCATGAGAGCTGCGCGCAGCGGGTTGTCGCTGTCGTTCGGACGCGCCTCGGCCTGCCACAGGAAAATATGCATCGCTCCCAGCGTAATCGTGACGGTCGCCCCAAAATGGCGGAGCCGATCCCAGAAGTTGCCGGCGGAGAATGTGGGGTCCATTGCGCACGGGATGCCGCCTGCAAGAGCAAGGAAGATATTCCCGACCCATGCGGCTGATTGGTACATGGGGAGACAATTATAGGCAGCGTCGCCGGGTCGGAGTTCGAGCTGATCAAGGGTGGACTCGGCGCCATAGATCCAGACGTTATGGCTTTGCATGACGCCCTTGGCGCGACCGGTTGTTCCCGAAGTGAATAGAATCGCGGCCGTCTGCCCGAGGTGTCTCTCGCGATCGTCGGGTTCGATCGGCTCGGCAGAAAAAAGTTCCTCCATCGAGATGCGAGGCAGATCAAGGGTTCCGGGGTCGTCGCCTTGAACCACAAGAAATTCGAAGGGCAGGTTCTGCAGCTCGGCGAGCTTGGGCAGGAGATTGCCGTCGACCACGAGGATTGTGGCGCGACTGTCGACAAGGCTCTGCTCCAACCAGAGTCCTTTATAATCGGTGTTGGTCGGCACCCAGATGCCGCCGAGCTTGTTGAGCCCGAGAGCGGCGACCGCGAAGTCGGGGCAGCTCCCCATCAGAAACGCGACGGTGTCTCCGGCGTCGATGCCCTTTTCTCGAAAGCGGGTCGCGGCAGCGCA is a genomic window of Candidatus Binatia bacterium containing:
- a CDS encoding AMP-binding protein; the protein is MNRLDLKKPEERLLGRMLRRQAEQIPDADFLVSDGQRLSFAEANRRACAAATRFREKGIDAGDTVAFLMGSCPDFAVAALGLNKLGGIWVPTNTDYKGLWLEQSLVDSRATILVVDGNLLPKLAELQNLPFEFLVVQGDDPGTLDLPRISMEELFSAEPIEPDDRERHLGQTAAILFTSGTTGRAKGVMQSHNVWIYGAESTLDQLELRPGDAAYNCLPMYQSAAWVGNIFLALAGGIPCAMDPTFSAGNFWDRLRHFGATVTITLGAMHIFLWQAEARPNDSDNPLRAALMVPMPDAIEAPFRERFGIETIIQAYGQSEAMPILRRTPGTQWKANALGEPHPLMEVRLLDEYDNEVPQGDVGEIAIRTREPFVFFNGYFANAEATAEAFRNLWYHTGDLARQDEDGDYFFVDRSADYIRFKGRNISSFHVEAAANAHPNIIASAAHGVPSAELESESELKICVVLKPGTTLEPLELAEFINANAPYFFVPRYIEFLEALPMTPTSRVQKYKLRERGVTGETWDAKAVGFRPKK
- a CDS encoding SRPBCC family protein, yielding MPNVRTPAGARPSPARIMRDKDTNQRILLRPLPILAAIACLATLACNPATAMPPRHVAQSRVILKMSQQEAWRQLEKFDQAHRYVPGVTTTRITTVARRGEGASRHVEQALGGMDETVTHWNDGQGYTLRLHNGEASPIIFKEATFLYRLSDHPGDQSELICQLSYTLDGGPTLEFLHQIALRNLIQTTNDGVARGLKKFYENTPTAADKETNP
- a CDS encoding cytochrome P450; translation: MKQEETNTPPVLSGAWPFLGHLLAFRQAPIATMQRVSDSCGEIGTMILGPQKVALLSGEKAHEAFFRAPDEQFDQAQAYPFMKPIFGAGVVFDAENPEQRRQAMKNQALRDTQMRGHAEGIAAETEKMCARLGSEGEIDLLSFFSELTIYTSTACLIGREFRDEITGEFAELFHELERGTDTLAYVSPYLPLSSFRRRDRARAALVARIEAIIEGRRREGRRTKDLVGVLTSLVDEAGVSRYSADQITGMFISLMFAGHHTTSGTAAWTLIELLRNPETQASVNDELDTLFSNGGEVSYHALREIPVLEASITEALRLHPPLILLMRKVTEEFQYGGFRVPAGWNAAVSPAVSNRMASSFPEPDRFDASRHLGSSPQSRRIFSYLSFGGGRHRCVGAAFALMQLKAIFSVLLREFEFELAQPSEHYQNDETRMVVQIQQPCRVRYRRRVARDVQDVASVGSGGEAAGAARIHVDRDLCQGHGVCASECPELFAVDPEELKVVLRSEEVPEELRERAERAVRYCPTRALSITSD